From a region of the Triticum aestivum cultivar Chinese Spring chromosome 7D, IWGSC CS RefSeq v2.1, whole genome shotgun sequence genome:
- the LOC123166046 gene encoding uncharacterized protein, translating into MASMEVEAARCECCGFTEECTPEYIAAVRAEYMGRWVCGLCAAAVGDEIRRAGARGQRAITTAEALDRHGAFAREAPRAPGKKASEELVAAVSRLLRRCLDSPPASPAAPQGRKVAAGPRCTDAEDD; encoded by the coding sequence ATGGCGAGCATGGAGGTTGAGGCTGCGAGGTGCGAGTGCTGCGGCTTCACGGAGGAGTGCACGCCGGAGTACATCGCGGCGGTGCGGGCCGAGTACATGGGCCGCTGGGTCTGCGGGCTCTGCGCGGCGGCCGTGGGCGACGAGATCCGCCGCGCGGGCGCCCGGGGCCAGCGCGCCATCACCACGGCCGAGGCGCTCGACCGGCACGGCGCGTTCGCGCGGGAGGCGCCGCGCGCGCCCgggaagaaggcgtccgaggagcTCGTGGCCGCCGTCTCGCGCCTGCTCCGGCGCTGCCTCGACTCGCCGCCGGCGTCCCCCGCCGCGCCGCAGGGGCGCAAGGTGGCCGCGGGGCCCAGGTGCACGGACGCCGAGGATGATTGA